A window of the Euzebyales bacterium genome harbors these coding sequences:
- the lipA gene encoding lipoyl synthase: MSSIIPDGATRLTVVGAPSVAQRKPSWIKRQVPLAGPNYRDLKRTMRENDLHTVCEEAGCPNIHECWEDRDATVLIGGPDCTRRCGFCEIATGKPTEYDRDEPRRVAEAVEKMGLNFAVVTGVARDDLPDGAAWLYAETCRQIKQRLPHCGVELLVDDFRGREEPLRMVLESEPEVLAHNLETPRRLFRHVRPGFRYDRSLELLDRARRWSRSATKSNLMLGMGETEDEVVDAMRDLRSVGCQLLTINQYLQPTHRHLALQRYVEPAEFERYHRIGMDMGFDWVESGPLVRSSYRAGRQAERAGVWRRPDPVGVAG; this comes from the coding sequence GTGAGCTCGATCATCCCCGACGGCGCCACACGGCTGACCGTGGTCGGCGCGCCGTCCGTCGCGCAGCGCAAGCCGTCGTGGATCAAGCGGCAGGTGCCGCTGGCAGGCCCCAACTATCGCGACCTCAAACGCACCATGCGCGAGAACGACCTGCACACCGTGTGCGAGGAGGCGGGCTGTCCCAACATCCACGAGTGCTGGGAGGACCGGGACGCCACCGTGCTGATCGGCGGCCCGGATTGCACACGGCGGTGCGGCTTCTGCGAGATCGCGACCGGTAAGCCGACCGAGTACGACCGGGACGAGCCACGCCGCGTGGCCGAGGCGGTTGAGAAGATGGGCCTGAACTTCGCGGTCGTGACCGGTGTCGCGCGCGACGACCTGCCCGACGGCGCCGCCTGGCTCTACGCCGAGACCTGTCGGCAGATCAAGCAGCGGCTACCCCACTGCGGGGTGGAGCTGCTCGTCGATGACTTCCGCGGCCGCGAGGAACCGCTGCGGATGGTCCTCGAGTCCGAGCCGGAGGTGTTGGCACACAACCTCGAGACACCGCGCCGGCTGTTCCGCCACGTGAGGCCCGGGTTCCGCTACGACCGCAGCCTCGAGCTGCTGGACCGCGCACGCCGCTGGTCGCGCAGCGCCACCAAGTCCAACCTGATGCTCGGCATGGGCGAGACCGAGGACGAGGTGGTCGACGCGATGCGCGATCTGCGCTCGGTGGGCTGCCAGCTGCTGACCATCAACCAGTACCTCCAGCCCACCCACCGGCACCTCGCGCTGCAGCGGTACGTGGAGCCCGCCGAGTTCGAGCGCTACCACCGCATCGGCATGGACATGGGCTTCGACTGGGTCGAGTCCGGGCCGCTCGTCCGCTCGTCGTACCGCGCCGGCCGTCAGGCCGAACGCGCCGGCGTCTGGCGCCGCCCCGATCCCGTCGGCGTCGCGGGCTGA